The sequence GCGGGCCTCCTCCCGGTCCAGGAGGATGACGCGCTCGGGGTCGAGCTTCAGCACGCCGGGATACGGGTCCGTCGTCATGTACCGGTGGAGCGCTTGTGCGTTGCGCCTGAGCCGCTGACCCGCTTCCTGCCCTTCGTCGACACCCGAGGGGAGGCGGACGTGGAGCACGCCCTGGCCCTCGCCACGGTTGAAGAAGCCGCAGTCGCGCAGGAACTTCTGCACCAGCTCGAGCACATTCGTGGGGACGTTGCTCGTTCCCTCGCCCGCGTCGAAGTCCGGGCGGTACGGCAGGAAGGCCCGGTTCGACTCGGGTGTGGAGTCGCTCTCAGGCGCGAAGTTTCCTCGCGCACCCCAATTCACTCGGAGGAACTGCGTGCGCGCCAGTCCCCCCACGGCCATCCGGCGCTCCACGGGCAGCGGGAGCCCTTCGAGCTGTCCCGTCTCGTCGCACTCCTGCGCGGGCTCGATGACGCGCACCCGGAAGCCCCGGAGCGCCAGCTCATGCGCGGCGGTGAGCCCGGCGATGCCTCCGCCGTAGATGTGGACGCGGGCAATGCCCTTGCGGGCGGGAGGGTTTCCCTCGGTGCCGCCCGCGGCGGGCGCGGTGGTGGATTGGGGCTTCATGGGATTCACCTCGCGGTGGAATGAGCTGAAGGAACGTCCTCGCGGCACACGGCGCGCAGCCGCGAGAGCAGCGAGGGAAACGAGGGACAGCGCACGGCCCCGTGGACGTAGGTGACGAGCCCCTCGTGCAGCGCCATCAGCGAGGGCAGGGTGCCCATCACCTCCAGCGCGTCCGTGAGCACGGCATGGGTGAGCGACAGGCGCGCGTCCAGCACGTCACCGATGACGTTCCGGCCGGTGAGCAGCAGCGCGTCCGCCTCGGGGCCCACGGGCTCCACCCGTGCGCGGTCCGCCGTGAAGGCGAGGTGGAAGCGCTCCGTGCCCACGCATACCTCGAGCCTGCGCCCCGCGAGCTGGGTGCACATGCGCGAGTGCAGTGCGGGCTGCTCGCGCGCGAGCGCCGTGAAGGACTCGGCGAGGAGCTGGCCCACGGGGCCTTCAGTCGCGGATGAGCTCATGGACTCCGGTCGCCTCCCATTCGAAGGGTTCTCCGCCGATGCACCCGCGCGACACGACGCGGCCGCTGAGCTCGTTGAGGACGGACACGGTGCAGGGCTCGCACTCGCCGGGGGTGATGACCTGGGCCAGTTCCTCTGCGGCGAAGCGGAGGTGGAAGGTGTCTCCGCCCGCGTCCACGCTCAGCTCCGTGCTCGCGGGCAAATCGCATGCGGTGCCTGGTGCGAGCAGCGCCATCTCCGGCGGGACGGTGAGGCGGCGCGTGGGCAGGAAGTGGCCCTGGTGGAGGAGGCGGATGTCGCGGTCCCGGAAGGTGCGCACCGCGCCGCCGCTCCTCCAGAGGAAGAGGGACTGGTAGCGCACGCGCGTCCTGCGCCGGTCCGTCATGCGGGCGAAGACGGCGCTCCACGGGTGCGCGGCGTCGGCGGGTAGCGCGTGGGCCCACTCCCAGGAGAAGTCGCCGCCCCAGCGGAAGTGGCCCCAGTTGTGGTCGTGGTACGCGGGCGCTCTGTCCACCGGGTGCGTGCGTCCGCCGAGGGTGACGGTGCCGCGCGCCTCCAACCGTGGGACGACGACCCACGAGAGGTGCTCTCCCGGAGCGAGCGGGTGGTTGGTGAAGAGGAGGGGCCGCATGGTGGGCACCAGCTCCAGCTCGGCGGACAGTGCGTGCTCGCGGAGGGAGAGGGCGAGGAGGTAGCGGCCCTGCTCGAAGCGCAGCGTGTTGGCGCCGAAGCGCGCGTCGATGCGGCCGGGGAGGACGTGCACCTCGGAGTCGGGGAAGCGCTCCATGCCGCCGGACCACGTGTCGCTGCGGATGAGCACCGTGAGCCGCGCCACCTCCGCGCGCCGGACGTCGAGGGCCCACGGGTCGTCCTGGAGGCTGAAGTTGACGAGCAGGTGCGCGGGCCCGGCGTTGACGAGGAAGTACTGCCATTCCTTGTGCCCGCCCCGGCCGCCGAGCCGCGCGGGTGAGCGTCGGAAGTAGTCGAGCCGGGGCAGCAACTCCGCGAGCTCCCGCGTGAGCCCGGCATGCGGTTGCTCGCGCCGCATGGTCAGCGCAGCAGCTCCCGGAGTCCGACTTCCGCGTGCGAGGTACCGGAGTGCGCGCCATGGGGCCGTGCAGGGTCCTCCGCGCGGATGGGCACGAGCGCGGAGAGCAGCCGCTCCCGCAGTGCGATGAGCCCGAGCACGAGGTACGGCAATCGCTCCCCACCAGAGGGCCCCTCCCGCGCGGGCGCTGGGCCCTCGGAGACAGGCCCCGGCGCGGGCAGCAACGCGTCGAGCCGCCGCAGGCCGGAGACGAGCCCGAGCAGCAGCAGCACGGGCAGGTTCTCGTCGCAGTAGTCCTCACGGATGTCATCGAGGCTCGCCATGCCGGGGCTCACCTCCGGGGGAGTCAGCGGGCGACGCCCGCGCGGCGGCGAGGTTGGGGGACTCCGCGCTCCGCAGCAGCGCGTCCAGCCACGCGGTGGGCAGCACGGTGTTCGGGTCCTCCTCCAACATGTCGAGCCCGAGCGCTCCCCACAGCGCGCTCGCATGCCGCATCAGCGGAGACGCGGCGAGCGCCGTCGCCCACGTCCGTCCCTCCGGCGTGGCCGCGAAGCGCCGTCCCTCGGCCACCAGCGCGGAGAAGGCCGCCTGCGCCGCGATGGGGTGCTGGAGCAGCAACAGCCGGGCCCGCTGCACGAGCGCCGCCACGTCGCCTGCTTGCGGAGGCGCTCCGATGGCGTCCGGGGACGCGCCTCCCAGGCCCGAGCCGCCCGGGGACAACGAGCCCTGGAGGAGCACGCGATGGATGCGGTGCAGTTCCTCCCAGATGAAGGAGCGCACGCGCAGCGGGTCCAGCCCCGCGGGTGTCATCGGCGTGCCCAGCAGCAGTCGCAGCAGCTCGTCCACGGAACACCCTCCTCAACGGACTCGCGCCAGCACGTAGGCCACCAGGGAGTCGAGCAGCCGCCGATGCGCGGACTCGGGCAGCCACGCATGGCACGCCGCCAGCCGCTGCTCCGCGTCCTCCGCCCACTTCCGGGCCACGCCCTGCGCATGCTCCAGGCTGCCCTGGCGCTCGATGAGGGACAGCAGCAGGCGCACGTCGGCCTCGGTCTTCACCGGCCCGCGTGAGCCGTGCGTCCACAGCGCTTCCCTCAGCCGCGTCTCTCCGCGCGGAGTCAGCGCCCCTTCCTCCACCAACTCCGAGAGCAGCGCTCCGAGCCCACTCACGGGCCTGGAGGGTGACTCGGTGCCGGGCTCGTCCGGGCGGGGCAGGCGGAGGATGCGAGCGACCTCCTGGCGCTCCGGCCCGGAGGCGCCGCGCAGCATGTGCAGCAGCATCAACGTGCGCTTCCCCTCCCAGAGGTCGCCGGCGATTTCCTTGCCGTAGTCCGACTCCTGGCCGCGCAGGTTGAGGACGTCGTCCTGGATTTGAAAGGCGATGCCGAGCGAGCGCGCGAAGGCCGAGAGCGCGTCGATGCGCTCCTGTGGCGCCCGAGCGGTGATGGCACCGACGATGACGGGAGTGATGAAGCTGTACCAGGCCGTCTTCTGCTCCACCATCCGGACGTAGTCGTCATCCGTGACGTCGAGCACGCCGCCGCGAATCCACTCCAACTCCAGCGACTGGCCCTCCACCGACTCGCGCGTCATCCGCGCCACGGCCTGGAGGATGCGCAGCGCCGGCCCCAGCCCGAGCACCGCCACGTTGTCGAGCAGCGGCTGCAGCGCGAGGGCCAGCATGGCGTCCCCCACGTTGACGGCGATGGGCAGCCCATGCGTGCGGTGCAGCGTGGGGCCCCCGCGCCGCATCAGCGAGCCGTCCTCGATGTCGTCGTGGATGAGGAACGCGTTGTGGAAGAGCTCCAGCACCGCCGCCGAGCGCACCACCGCGTCCAGCTTCCCGCCCAGCGCCCGGCACGTGGCGATGCACAGGGCCGGTCTCAGCCCCTTGGCCTCACGCAGTGGGTAGTCCAGCATCAGCGCGTAGAGCGGTGACGCCTCTCGCTGCTCGGCGGGGATGATGCGCTGGATTTCCTGGAGGGCGAGGACGCGGCAGTCCTCGAGGTAGCCCAGCAGCTCCTCCGAACCCATTGGCCCGTCTCCCTGCGTGTCTCGGGGAGGGGGAAGGTGGCACCTCGCTCCGGATTGAGGAGGAGTCCCGGGGTCGGGAACCGTGTCTGGAATCGCGCAGCGACTGAGGGGGTAGGGCGGGTCCAGGGGGACTATGGGGCCATGGGCTCTCCCGGTTAGTCTCCTGCTCGACTCCTACCGGAATTTTCTTTCATGAGCGCGTCACCACACCCCACCTCACAGTACCGCCCGGACCTGGACCTCATCCGGTTCGTCGCCATCATCCTGGTCCACGTCCACCACGTGGGGCTCATCTTCGGGCCCTTCTGGTGGATTGTGAAAAGCCCCGTCGAGCTGACGGTGCTGAAGAACCCCATGCTCGCGGCGGGGCAGGTGCGGCTGCCGCTGATTCTGCTCATCTCCGGCGTGGCCACCGCGTATGCGTTCCGCCAGCGCTCGTTGAAGGCGCTGATGGGGGACCGGGCGAAGCGCCTGCTGGTGCCGCTGCTGTTCGGCGTCTTCTTCATCACCCCGCCGCAAATCTACATCGAGCGGCTCATCACGGGGCGCGTCCAGGGCAGCTTCCTGGAGTTCTGGCCGTCCGTCCTGGAGTTCGTCCCGTGGCCCAAGGGCAGCCTGAGCTGGCACCACCTGTGGCTGCTCTGCTACCTGTTCCTCTACAACGTGCTGATGCTGCCGCTGTACGCGTGGCTGCGCACGGAGAGCGCCCAGCGCTTCTGCGCCGCCTTCGAGGCGTGGGTGACGCGCGGGGTGAATGTCTGGCTGCTGTTCCTTCCGTCGGCGCTCATCCGCATCTCCCTGGACCGCTACGTCCCGGCGAACATGGCGCTCATCAACGACTACTGGCTGTTCAGCCACCTGCTCTCTTTCTTCGTCCTCGGAAACTTCCTCGGGCGCAGCCCGCGCTTCTGGGACTACCTGGTGGAGAAGCGCAAGGTGATGATGGTGGTGGCGGTCATCACCGGCGCCGCCATCCTTCCGGACATCAGCCGCCCCTTCTGGGTGTCCATGATGATGTACTGCCTCGCCGGGTGGAGCTTCATGCTGGCGGCGCTCGCGTGGGCGCGCACGCTCGTCACGGTGACGAAGCCGTGGCTGAAGTACGTCCGGGACAGGGCCTTCCCGTTCTACATCCTCCACGAGCTGGTGCTGGTGGTGCTCGCCTATCCGCTGTTGAAGCTGCCGATGGGCCCGTGGGTGCTCTTCGCGCTCATCACCGTCGTCACGATTCTGGCGACGTGGGCGCTGACGGAGTTCTTCTTCCGGGTGCCCTTCCTGCGCCCCCTCGTCGGCCTGAAGTACCGCCAGTCACCGCGCGCGACCGTCGCGGAGCCGCAGCCCGCGCTGAGCCCGCCCGCGGTGTGACGCGGGGAGCAGGAGTCGCGAGCACGGCGACTGCGCTCCGGCTCGCGCTCACATTGGCTCGCCCGAGAGGGCGAGCTCAGATGGGTTCGCCCGAGAGGGCGAGCTCAGATGGGTTCGCCCGAGAGGGCGAGCTCAGATGGGTTCGCCCGAGAGGGCGAGCTCAGATGGGTTCGCCCGAGAGGGCGAGCTCAGATGGGTTCGCCCGAGAGGGCAGGCATGCAAGAGGGAGCCGCCAGCACGCGCGGCTTTTGATGCTCTCGGCCACGCGCTGACGCGGAGGGCCGCGCGCGAGAGGAGCCGCCAGCATTCGCGGCTCCGCCCCGGTTCCTCCGAGAGGGCGGGGATGCGTCGGAGGGAGCCGCCAGCGTATGCGGCTCCCTCTCCTCCTGCTTCTTCAGCTCGCGGCCGGCGGTGTCGTGGCCGGCTGCGCGGACTCCTGCACCGGCGCCTGCGCCACGGCCGAGGCCCCGCCGAGGGGCGACTGCGCGGCCTGCGCGGCCACCTGCGTGAGCAGCCCCGTCATCCGGCGCGCGAAGCGGTTCGGGTCGGAGATGGTGCTGCCCTCGGTGAGCAGCGCCTGGTCGTGCAACAGCTCAATCCACTCCGTCACCTGCGCCGCGTCCGGCTGCCGCTCGTGCACGGCCTTGAGGTGCGCAATCACGGGGTGGTTGGGATTCACCTCCATGATGCGCTTCACGCGGGGCATGCCCATGCCCTTGCCGCGCTGCTGGAGCAGCCGCTCCAGGTACGCGGGCGAGCCGCCCTCGGGCACCACGAGGCACACCGGCGAGTCCGTGAGGCGGTCCGACACGCGCACCTCGCGCACCGAGTCCTTGAGAACGTCCTTCATCTTCTCGGTGAGCGTCTTCAGCCCCTCCGCGCGCTGCTCCTGCTCCTTCTTCTGCTCGTCCGTGGACTGGAGCTTCAGGTCCGAGGTGAGCGCGGAGACGAGCGGCTTGCCCTGGAACTCGCGCAGGCCCTGCGCGGCCCACTCGTCCACCGGGTCCGTCATGTACAGCACCTCGTAGCCGCGCTGCTTCAGCGCCTCCAGGTGCGGACTGTCCGCCACCGCCTGCCGGGACTCGCCGTAGATGTAATAGATGGCCTCCTGGCCCTCCTTCATCCGCGACACGTAGTCCGCCAGCGAGGTGAGCCCCTCCTCGCGCGAGCTCTCGTAGCGGAGCAGGCCGCCCACCTTGTCCTTGTTCTCGGCCTCGGTGGCCAGGCCCTCCTTCACCACCGTGCCAAAGGCCTTCCAGAACTCGCGGTAGTCCTCCGGCTTGTCCTTGGCCAGCCTCTCCAGGAGCTCCAGCGACTTCTTCACCACGTGCTTGCGGATGGCGCGCACCACCTGCGAGTCCTGGAGCAGCTCACGCGACACATTGAGCGGCAGGTCATCCGAGTCGATGACGCCGCGCACGAAGCGCAGCCACTGCGGCACCAATTCCTCGCAGCGGTCCATGATGAAGACGCGCTTGACGAAGAGGCGCACCCCGCGCTGCTGCTGGGCGTTCAAGTCGAACGGCGGGTGCTTGGGTACGAAGAGCAGGCCGGTGAACTGCTGGTTGCCGTCCGTGCGGAAGTGCGTCCACGCCAGCGGCGGCTCCCAGTCGTGCGTCAGGTGCTTGTAGAACTCCTGGTATTGCTCGTCCGTGATTTCGGACTTGGAGCGCTGCCACAGCGCGCTGGCCTTGTTCACCACCTCCAGCGCGACTTCCGTCTTCGCGTCGTCCCCCGTCCCGGTGGTCTTCGTCACCTGGAGCTTGATGGGGTGGCCCACGTAGTCCGAGTACTGCGTAATCAGCGTGCGCAGCCGGTACTCCTCCAGGAACTCCTTCTGCTCTGCCTTGAGGTGGAGGGTGATGGCGGTGCCGCGCGTGGCGCGCTGGGCCGGCTCCACCGTGAAGGAGCCCTTCGCGTCCGACGCCCACTTCCACGCCGGCATGTCCTTGCCGGGCGCGCGGCTGACCACCTCCACGTGGTCCGCGACGAGGTACGCGCTGTAGAAGCCCACGCCGAACTGGCCGATGAGCTGCATGTCCTTCTGACCGCGCTGGGCCAGGCCCTCCAGGAACTCGCGCGAGCCGGAGTGGGCGATGGTGCCCAGGTTCTTCACCAGCTCGTCATGCGTCATGCCGATGCCGGTGTCCTCAATCGTGAGGGTGCCCTTCTCGGCGTCGGGGAGGATGCGCAGCTCCAGGGCCGGCTCCTCGGCGAGCAGCTCGGGCTCTGTAATCGAGCGGAAGCGCAGCTTGTCGAGCGCGTCGGACGCGTTCGACACCAGCTCACGGAGGAAGATCTCCTTGTGGCTGTAGAGCGAGTTGATGACCAGGCTGAGGAGCTGGTTGATTTCCGCCTGGAAGGCGTGGGTTTCCCGCTGGGGGGAGTTCTCGACGGTCATGTAGAAAGGCCTCCAGCGCCCCATGGGGCGCGAGCGTCGCTTCCCCATAACCATGGAAACGGGCGTGTCGAGGCCGGAGCCCGGAGGCCCGCCCACCGGCCGGGCCGGCGGACGTCTCCGGGTCTCCTCCCACCCGTGGTTACGGAGTCTGGCGAACGGGCTGGTAGTTGTACCCGAAGTTGCTGTCCCAGTACGTCTGTCCGTTCACCTCGTAGCGGACGTAGAACTGGAGGGCGGTGCCGGAGATGGCCGGGACGTGGGCCTGCCAGCGCTCCACGTTCTGCGCGTTGGGGCTCTGGATGTAGGCGTACGCGTAGGTGTAGCCATTGACGTATGAGGCGGCGGCCTCGTGCGAGGTGGCCCAGCCGTCCGTGGTGTAGACCACCGTGACGTTCTTCGCGTAGGCGAGGTTCTTCACGTCGACGCTGACGTCGAGGTCGCCGTTGGCGCGCCAGAAGTTGCCGTCCACGAGGACGTGGGTGCCGTTGAGCAGCGGCCCGTCATTCCGGCCGAGTTGGTAGTTGGCGCCGCCGTTGTTGTCCCAGTAGGAGGTGCCGCCCACCACGAAGCGGGCGACGAACTCCAGGTCGCGAGTGGGCTGCGGCTCGGTGCCCCAGCTCTGGTACTGCTGCGTCACCTTCCAGAGCTCGAAGCCGTTGTTGGCGGGGCCGGCGTACGAGGCGGGGA comes from Pyxidicoccus parkwaysis and encodes:
- a CDS encoding sterol-binding-like protein — protein: MSSSATEGPVGQLLAESFTALAREQPALHSRMCTQLAGRRLEVCVGTERFHLAFTADRARVEPVGPEADALLLTGRNVIGDVLDARLSLTHAVLTDALEVMGTLPSLMALHEGLVTYVHGAVRCPSFPSLLSRLRAVCREDVPSAHSTAR
- a CDS encoding polyprenyl synthetase family protein — translated: MGSEELLGYLEDCRVLALQEIQRIIPAEQREASPLYALMLDYPLREAKGLRPALCIATCRALGGKLDAVVRSAAVLELFHNAFLIHDDIEDGSLMRRGGPTLHRTHGLPIAVNVGDAMLALALQPLLDNVAVLGLGPALRILQAVARMTRESVEGQSLELEWIRGGVLDVTDDDYVRMVEQKTAWYSFITPVIVGAITARAPQERIDALSAFARSLGIAFQIQDDVLNLRGQESDYGKEIAGDLWEGKRTLMLLHMLRGASGPERQEVARILRLPRPDEPGTESPSRPVSGLGALLSELVEEGALTPRGETRLREALWTHGSRGPVKTEADVRLLLSLIERQGSLEHAQGVARKWAEDAEQRLAACHAWLPESAHRRLLDSLVAYVLARVR
- a CDS encoding acyltransferase family protein, whose translation is MSASPHPTSQYRPDLDLIRFVAIILVHVHHVGLIFGPFWWIVKSPVELTVLKNPMLAAGQVRLPLILLISGVATAYAFRQRSLKALMGDRAKRLLVPLLFGVFFITPPQIYIERLITGRVQGSFLEFWPSVLEFVPWPKGSLSWHHLWLLCYLFLYNVLMLPLYAWLRTESAQRFCAAFEAWVTRGVNVWLLFLPSALIRISLDRYVPANMALINDYWLFSHLLSFFVLGNFLGRSPRFWDYLVEKRKVMMVVAVITGAAILPDISRPFWVSMMMYCLAGWSFMLAALAWARTLVTVTKPWLKYVRDRAFPFYILHELVLVVLAYPLLKLPMGPWVLFALITVVTILATWALTEFFFRVPFLRPLVGLKYRQSPRATVAEPQPALSPPAV
- the htpG gene encoding molecular chaperone HtpG is translated as MTVENSPQRETHAFQAEINQLLSLVINSLYSHKEIFLRELVSNASDALDKLRFRSITEPELLAEEPALELRILPDAEKGTLTIEDTGIGMTHDELVKNLGTIAHSGSREFLEGLAQRGQKDMQLIGQFGVGFYSAYLVADHVEVVSRAPGKDMPAWKWASDAKGSFTVEPAQRATRGTAITLHLKAEQKEFLEEYRLRTLITQYSDYVGHPIKLQVTKTTGTGDDAKTEVALEVVNKASALWQRSKSEITDEQYQEFYKHLTHDWEPPLAWTHFRTDGNQQFTGLLFVPKHPPFDLNAQQQRGVRLFVKRVFIMDRCEELVPQWLRFVRGVIDSDDLPLNVSRELLQDSQVVRAIRKHVVKKSLELLERLAKDKPEDYREFWKAFGTVVKEGLATEAENKDKVGGLLRYESSREEGLTSLADYVSRMKEGQEAIYYIYGESRQAVADSPHLEALKQRGYEVLYMTDPVDEWAAQGLREFQGKPLVSALTSDLKLQSTDEQKKEQEQRAEGLKTLTEKMKDVLKDSVREVRVSDRLTDSPVCLVVPEGGSPAYLERLLQQRGKGMGMPRVKRIMEVNPNHPVIAHLKAVHERQPDAAQVTEWIELLHDQALLTEGSTISDPNRFARRMTGLLTQVAAQAAQSPLGGASAVAQAPVQESAQPATTPPAAS
- a CDS encoding carbohydrate-binding protein — translated: MSKTTTASAPRWRALLALLAGLTLGFTSLPAHAADEVRLLKAFSSVSSRYGQVWQDVSYTLVVKNLAYEKFVYIQQKQPDGSWVLLPASYAGPANNGFELWKVTQQYQSWGTEPQPTRDLEFVARFVVGGTSYWDNNGGANYQLGRNDGPLLNGTHVLVDGNFWRANGDLDVSVDVKNLAYAKNVTVVYTTDGWATSHEAAASYVNGYTYAYAYIQSPNAQNVERWQAHVPAISGTALQFYVRYEVNGQTYWDSNFGYNYQPVRQTP